Proteins found in one Roseovarius indicus genomic segment:
- a CDS encoding recombinase family protein gives MPLIGYARVSTDDQTPLPQSEALQTAGCVEIFEEHASGGDRARPVLARVLERIGKGDTLVVVRIDRLARSLSHLLEVIEQLEAKGAFFRSIQDPIDTASPQGKFTLQVLGAAAESERALIRERTKAGLASARTKGRVGGNPGLRAKDPVALRKVRLARQDGYMERLNETAQDWVPHVRRLRPDLAWEDVVRIINGPLPEARRWTQSRLLRAVKAYVRDGFLPTEVLTRAGRRETDDRLPAIVAGIKGADPDITLQAICDRLQAMRERTPRGRTSWQPSSVKMLLERAERLGLMPYESSQDQV, from the coding sequence ATGCCCCTCATAGGCTATGCCCGCGTCTCCACAGACGATCAGACCCCCCTGCCCCAGTCTGAGGCCCTGCAAACCGCGGGATGCGTCGAAATCTTCGAGGAACACGCCTCGGGCGGCGACCGCGCGCGGCCGGTGCTGGCGCGCGTGCTGGAGCGCATCGGCAAGGGCGATACGCTGGTGGTCGTGCGCATCGACCGCCTTGCACGGTCTTTGTCGCACCTTCTCGAGGTGATCGAGCAGTTGGAGGCCAAGGGTGCGTTCTTTCGCTCGATCCAGGACCCGATCGACACTGCATCGCCGCAAGGTAAGTTCACGCTGCAGGTTCTGGGGGCCGCGGCCGAGTCCGAGCGCGCCCTGATCCGCGAGCGCACCAAGGCCGGGCTTGCGAGCGCGCGTACAAAGGGCCGCGTGGGCGGCAACCCCGGACTGCGGGCCAAAGACCCTGTTGCTCTTCGCAAAGTTCGACTGGCGCGACAGGATGGCTACATGGAGCGCCTGAACGAAACGGCACAAGACTGGGTGCCCCATGTGCGCCGTCTGCGCCCCGACTTGGCTTGGGAAGACGTGGTGCGCATCATCAACGGCCCCTTGCCCGAGGCGCGTCGCTGGACCCAAAGCCGCCTGCTACGCGCTGTGAAGGCCTATGTCCGCGACGGCTTCCTGCCTACCGAGGTGCTGACCCGCGCCGGGCGCCGCGAAACCGACGACCGCCTGCCCGCCATTGTTGCTGGCATCAAGGGCGCAGATCCCGACATCACGCTTCAGGCAATTTGTGATCGGCTGCAGGCGATGCGCGAACGCACGCCGCGCGGGCGGACAAGCTGGCAGCCTTCGTCGGTGAAGATGCTGCTGGAGCGGGCGGAACGACTTGGCCTCATGCCGTACGAATCGAGCCAAGATCAGGTGTAG